A single Cannabis sativa cultivar Pink pepper isolate KNU-18-1 chromosome 7, ASM2916894v1, whole genome shotgun sequence DNA region contains:
- the LOC115698209 gene encoding OVARIAN TUMOR DOMAIN-containing deubiquitinating enzyme 3 isoform X1, whose amino-acid sequence MAEKPSNETILEQLKNGVAKFELVSVTARSISTHDYQTFQPSFSGTSHRFFARISPPIGNGGSPAMKKVERYSVLRVTGDGRCLFRALAKGMAMNKGIPLSPRDEREDADDLRMAVKEVICNNGKERHQYEEALVAITVDESLKRYCQRIGRPDFWGGESELLVLSKLIRQPITVYLPEHEHTRGGRGTGFIPIAEYGAEFSKGSVTRKPKKVVRLLYTGRNHYDLLI is encoded by the exons ATGGCGGAAAAACCTTCAAACG AGACTATCCTTGAGCAGCTTAAAAATGGAGTTGCGAAGTTCGAGCTCGTCTCAGTCACCGCTCGTTCCATTTCAACTCATGATTATCAAACATTTCAGCCGTCTTTTTCCGGAACCAGTCACCGGTTCTTTGCTAGAATCAGTCCACCAAT TGGAAACGGAGGATCACCGGCCATGAAGAAAGTGGAACGTTACTCGGTTCTGAGAGTTACTGGAGATGGTCGTTGCCTATTTCGTGCACTG GCCAAGGGAATGGCTATGAACAAGGGAATTCCTCTTAGCCCACGGGATGAAAGGGAGGATGCAG ATGATTTACGGATGGCTGTAAAAGAGGTTATATGTAACAATGGCAAAGAACGCCATCAATACGAAGAAGCACTAGTAGCCATTACTGTTGACGAGTCTTTGAAACG TTACTGTCAACGCATTGGAAGACCTGATTTTTGGGGTGGAGAGTCAGAATTACTG GTGCTATCAAAGCTGATTAGGCAGCCAATCACCGTGTACTTGCCAGAGCATGAG CATACTAGGGGTGGACGGGGTACTGGTTTTATACCGATAGCAGAATATGGAGCTGAGTTTAGCAAAGGTTCAGTTACAAGAAAGCCGAAAAAGGTGGTAAGACTTTTATACACCGGTAGAAACCACTATGATCTACTCATCTGA
- the LOC115698209 gene encoding OVARIAN TUMOR DOMAIN-containing deubiquitinating enzyme 3 isoform X2: MKKVERYSVLRVTGDGRCLFRALAKGMAMNKGIPLSPRDEREDADDLRMAVKEVICNNGKERHQYEEALVAITVDESLKRYCQRIGRPDFWGGESELLVLSKLIRQPITVYLPEHEHTRGGRGTGFIPIAEYGAEFSKGSVTRKPKKVVRLLYTGRNHYDLLI; encoded by the exons ATGAAGAAAGTGGAACGTTACTCGGTTCTGAGAGTTACTGGAGATGGTCGTTGCCTATTTCGTGCACTG GCCAAGGGAATGGCTATGAACAAGGGAATTCCTCTTAGCCCACGGGATGAAAGGGAGGATGCAG ATGATTTACGGATGGCTGTAAAAGAGGTTATATGTAACAATGGCAAAGAACGCCATCAATACGAAGAAGCACTAGTAGCCATTACTGTTGACGAGTCTTTGAAACG TTACTGTCAACGCATTGGAAGACCTGATTTTTGGGGTGGAGAGTCAGAATTACTG GTGCTATCAAAGCTGATTAGGCAGCCAATCACCGTGTACTTGCCAGAGCATGAG CATACTAGGGGTGGACGGGGTACTGGTTTTATACCGATAGCAGAATATGGAGCTGAGTTTAGCAAAGGTTCAGTTACAAGAAAGCCGAAAAAGGTGGTAAGACTTTTATACACCGGTAGAAACCACTATGATCTACTCATCTGA